The following proteins are co-located in the Echinicola sp. 20G genome:
- the aroB gene encoding 3-dehydroquinate synthase, whose amino-acid sequence MESIIFSSQIATDLERYLKSKSFSKLGLIADSNTYQACYPLVQETLPPHEHFQFEAGEINKNLDTCKDIWQWMTDCGFDRKSLIINLGGGVTGDMGGFCASTYKRGVKFINIPTSLLSQVDASVGGKLGIDFNGFKNHIGVFNEPETVIISDAFLKTLPLPELRSGYAEVIKHGLIKNENYFRSLKLHHWETQVWKDIIEKSVYIKKDVVSKDPKEEGLRKILNFGHTVGHAVESFYLDTERHLLHGEAIAIGMIAEAYLSHQHIRLPKDELDTITETLLGIFGKVEIPTEDLDAIAQLCFQDKKNDGKTINCSLLKKIGECDYNIAVSLDDIIESLNFYNAQHP is encoded by the coding sequence TTGGAATCAATCATTTTCTCATCGCAAATAGCAACCGATTTGGAAAGGTATCTTAAAAGCAAGAGCTTTTCCAAATTAGGTCTTATAGCAGATAGCAATACCTATCAAGCTTGTTATCCATTAGTTCAGGAAACACTTCCTCCCCACGAACATTTTCAGTTTGAAGCAGGAGAGATCAATAAAAACCTGGACACCTGCAAGGACATTTGGCAATGGATGACAGATTGCGGATTTGACAGAAAATCACTGATCATCAATCTAGGAGGTGGAGTTACTGGAGATATGGGTGGATTTTGTGCCAGCACCTACAAGCGTGGCGTAAAATTCATCAATATCCCCACCTCTCTCCTTTCACAAGTAGATGCCAGTGTGGGCGGTAAGCTTGGCATTGATTTCAACGGGTTCAAAAACCACATTGGAGTATTCAATGAACCGGAAACTGTAATTATCTCTGATGCTTTTTTGAAGACTTTACCCCTGCCAGAACTTAGATCTGGTTACGCGGAAGTCATTAAACATGGCCTGATCAAAAACGAGAATTACTTCAGAAGTCTAAAGCTACATCATTGGGAAACCCAAGTTTGGAAGGACATTATTGAAAAATCGGTTTACATCAAAAAAGATGTGGTCAGCAAAGACCCAAAAGAAGAAGGACTAAGAAAAATCCTCAACTTTGGCCACACTGTTGGTCATGCGGTGGAATCCTTTTATCTTGATACTGAGAGGCACCTCCTCCACGGGGAAGCAATTGCTATTGGAATGATTGCTGAAGCCTATTTATCCCATCAGCATATCAGACTTCCCAAAGATGAACTTGATACCATCACCGAAACCCTTTTGGGAATATTTGGTAAAGTTGAAATCCCTACAGAAGACCTAGATGCCATTGCTCAATTGTGCTTCCAAGACAAGAAAAATGATGGAAAAACCATCAATTGTTCTCTCTTGAAAAAAATCGGAGAGTGCGATTATAATATTGCCGTTAGCCTTGATGACATCATTGAATCCCTAAATTTTTACAACGCTCAACATCCATGA